The Salvelinus namaycush isolate Seneca unplaced genomic scaffold, SaNama_1.0 Scaffold623, whole genome shotgun sequence genome contains a region encoding:
- the LOC120042155 gene encoding uncharacterized protein LOC120042155, with product MLFQGLDIPEVPMNDSRSENFKLQYELVAKLCPLMVRTIMATTIANQPPTIQEAVMSSENIHVKELCEAGIKPLKENNVPDDSETNIMVRGALSEIESYMIETSDKDSPSLHSTPEVVVDLITKLLHGYELHSEDFASPVSSPNTTLSDVAMDMVVSVLRDMSDSPDVTSALEMTKDLKTPYSRSSSARIVSALCRELEEHMGSPDALRRALRRGSGEMTTAIASAVTREVNRLGSIVPKVSVRPLSSDICLRTDQDKVTVKSRCGSAEVKASQPVYIIVHVETVMDIIVRLLSLIVPRTQDKLASWTLVEDVTNKLSSALWVRVTNRWREANVCLKATDIFQLVLSVHRKLMQRYGTEEALQKILCHKAPKLHKDIVCLVTNGIMDAPSKLQGTKNLESTLSLKELTALFNEMTTRQSLNKKAEQSSIKTEIEQPEWSTVEQVTSGSTSFIRELILEEVLMKLVKKICRVPKRTNKRQRIQISDLVTELIRLFDDEVAKYLIEEMESQQKSFNSKMTSKLADAIYTDLGKVKRLKRSLKIDDLFEDQEMLSIVSDIVSHKLLAILKPSVPNPYDRETSDLEDSCSDDVEDAESEGVHYATGRKSNMSVVLTDTTDQPEMYIAVDSPPMIKLSKMRKGIRGFFWGVQKAWKRLVTCKSSGYSDG from the exons ATGCTATTTCAGGGCCTTGACATCCCTGAGGTACCCATGAACGACAGCCGCTCGGAGAACTTTAAGCTACAGTATGAACTGGTTGCAAAGCTTTGTCCTCTAATGGTCAGGACAATCATGGCTACAACCATAGCCAATCAACCACCTACTATTCAAGAAGCAGTGATGTCTTCCGAGAACATCCATGTGAAAGAGCTGTGTGAGGCAGGTATCAAACCTCTCAAAGAGAACAATGTACCCGACGACTCTGAGACAAACATCATGGTCAGAGGGGCTTTGAGTGAAATTGAATCCTATATGATTGAGACCTCCGACAAGGACTCTCCCAGTCTGCATTCCACACCAGAGGTGgttgtagacctgatcaccaagctGCTTCATGGGTATGAGCTTCACTCAGAGGACTTTGCATCACCTGTGTCATCCCCAAACACCACTCTCTCTGATGTGGCAATGGACATGGTGGTTTCTGTCCTTCGGGACATGTCCGATTCCCCAGACGTTACCTCAGCATTGGAAATGACCAAGGATCTCAAGACGCCGTACTCCCGCTCCTCAAGTGCAAGGATTGTAAGTGCCCTCTGCAGAGAGCTGGAGGAGCACATGGGCTCTCCTGATGCTCTGAGGCGAGCTTTGAGGCGCGGCAGCGGGGAGATGACAACAGCCATTGCGAGTGCAGTCACCAGGGAAGTCAACCGTCTGGGTTCAATCGTACCCAAAGTCTCTGTCCGGCCGCTCTCCTCAGACATCTGCCTAaggacagaccaggacaaggtcACGGTTAAGAGCCGATGTGGCTCGGCTGAGGTGAAGGCATCCCAACCGGTGTATATTATTGTTCATGTAGAGACGGTGATGGATATCATTGTCCGGCTGCTGTCTCTGATTGTTCCTCGGACCCAGGATAAACTGGCCAGCTGGACCCTAGTTGAGGATGTGACCAACAAGCTGTCCAGTGCTCTGTGGGTGAGGGTGACTAACAGGTGGAGGGAAGCAAATGTCTGCCTGAAGGCAACAGACATCTTTCAGTTGGTGCTGTCTGTGCATAGAAAGTTGATGCAACGCTATGGCACAGAGGAAGCCCTACAGAAGATACTGTGCCACAAGGCACCCAAGCTGCACAAGGACATTGTCTGTCTTGTCACGAACGGAATTATGGATGCACCGTCCAAACTTCAAGGCACCAAAAATCTGGAATCTACACTCAGCTTGAAAGAATTGACAGCCTTGTTTAATGAAATGACAACCCGTCAATCTTTGAATAAGAAAGCTGAGCAGAGCAGCATCAAGACTGAGATTGAACAGCCGGAGTGGTCCACTGTGGAACAAGTGACATCCGGTTCCACCAGCTTCATTAGGGAGCTAATATTAGAAGAAGTCCTGATGAAGCTTGTCAAGAAGATATGCCGTGTGCCAAAAAGGACCAACAAGCGTCAGCGCATCCAGATCAGTGATCTGGTGACTGAGCTGATCCGATTGTTCGATGATGAGGTGGCCAAATATCTGATTGAGGAAATGGAAAGCCAGCAAAAAAGTTTCAATTCTAAGATGACATCGAAGCTGGCAGATGCCATCTACACTGACCTTGGGAAGGTCAAGCGTTTGAAACGCTCCTTGAAAATTGACGATTTATTTGAGGATCAGGAGATGCTTTCCATTGTCTCTGACATTGTTTCCCACAAGCTACTGGCCATCTTGAAACCCTCAGTGCCAAACCCATATGACCGCGAGACCTCAGACCTTGAAGACTCATGCAGTGATGATGTGGAGGATGCGGAATCTGAGGGGGTGCATTATGCCACCGGCAGAAAG TCCAACATGAGCGTCGTCCTTACAGACACTACAGACCAGCCAGAGATGTACATTGCTGTGGATTCTCCACCTATGA TTAAATTATCCAAGATGAGGAAAGGCATCCGGGGCTTCTTCTGGGGAGTCCAGAAGGCCTGGAAACGCTTGGTCACCTGCAAGTCCTCTGGGTACTCTGATGGGTAG